A single Ketogulonicigenium vulgare WSH-001 DNA region contains:
- a CDS encoding nucleoside 2-deoxyribosyltransferase, which yields MSGQMLERCVVLASSRGHSFSSCFISAPAGMNLGLLPEILGARGIGWEWAKASTSELANPYAAIRHADFFIGVLNGTRADYRVIHEVGVAAALAKPVLLIMSPLRKLPVDLRQFTIAHVKLTDERALRFHIDAFLSAPHRNVFEERSPTSSSAPEPPSIPATQRARPATPDSRLEQEVFDLIQQAGGSAVVQPESAAPERYRPDLLVWLSSQEPELLDPAVIEVKGRVERGSIRSIEERLLGFMGTSGVRTGLVITSETVPERSQPAWPTIFWLDLQTFRDLLQSSRLGSYLRESRNRAVHGVR from the coding sequence ATGAGCGGACAAATGCTCGAAAGGTGTGTGGTGCTGGCCAGTTCAAGAGGGCATAGTTTCAGCAGCTGCTTCATTTCGGCACCCGCCGGAATGAACCTTGGCTTGTTACCGGAGATTCTAGGTGCACGCGGCATAGGCTGGGAATGGGCAAAGGCGAGCACTTCGGAATTGGCAAACCCCTACGCGGCGATTCGCCACGCCGATTTCTTCATCGGGGTGTTGAACGGAACTAGGGCCGACTATCGGGTGATACATGAGGTGGGCGTCGCCGCAGCATTGGCGAAGCCTGTTCTTCTGATCATGTCCCCGCTTAGGAAGTTGCCGGTAGATCTGCGCCAATTCACCATCGCGCATGTTAAGCTAACCGATGAGCGCGCGCTTCGCTTCCATATCGATGCCTTCTTGTCAGCACCGCATCGGAATGTTTTTGAGGAGCGCAGTCCGACCTCGTCGTCTGCCCCAGAGCCGCCTAGCATCCCTGCGACGCAACGAGCCCGACCTGCAACGCCCGACTCCCGGCTCGAGCAGGAAGTGTTCGACCTGATCCAGCAAGCCGGTGGTTCGGCGGTCGTACAACCGGAGAGCGCTGCGCCCGAGCGATACCGCCCGGATCTGCTGGTTTGGCTCAGCTCGCAGGAACCGGAGCTGCTCGATCCAGCGGTAATCGAGGTAAAGGGGCGCGTCGAGCGCGGTTCGATTCGTTCGATTGAAGAGCGATTGCTAGGCTTTATGGGCACCAGCGGCGTGCGTACTGGGCTAGTAATAACGTCGGAGACCGTTCCCGAGCGATCACAACCGGCGTGGCCGACCATTTTTTGGCTGGATCTGCAGACTTTTCGTGACCTACTGCAATCGTCGCGCCTAGGGTCATACCTGCGCGAAAGTCGAAATCGCGCCGTGCACGGCGTCCGCTAA
- a CDS encoding restriction endonuclease yields the protein MVAIALGSIAATLAAADGGTTAQKGNALEQVVADTLCLFDGVGVLFTNAVDVDTSCEIDILLYNQRHPAGLPFLPDNILIECKNWGSPVNTATLRAFTSKLRQFKLDFGIVVASNGITGDQTDRTAGHAHLRREFDQVGLKTLVLNRQELEGLTSTDELGLMLRKKFGAFIMGLPSF from the coding sequence ATGGTTGCAATAGCGCTCGGCTCGATTGCCGCCACCTTAGCTGCAGCAGACGGCGGCACGACTGCTCAGAAGGGAAATGCTCTCGAGCAGGTCGTGGCCGATACGCTATGCTTGTTCGATGGCGTCGGCGTGCTCTTTACCAACGCTGTCGATGTCGATACTTCCTGCGAAATTGACATACTTCTTTATAATCAGCGTCACCCGGCGGGACTACCATTTCTACCCGATAATATCCTCATCGAGTGTAAAAATTGGGGTTCGCCGGTGAATACTGCAACGCTGCGCGCGTTCACCTCCAAGCTCAGACAATTCAAGCTCGATTTTGGCATTGTCGTTGCCTCGAACGGCATCACCGGAGATCAGACGGATCGCACCGCAGGACATGCGCACCTGCGAAGGGAGTTCGACCAAGTCGGATTGAAGACACTCGTCCTAAACCGGCAGGAGTTGGAGGGCCTGACGTCGACAGACGAACTCGGGTTAATGCTGCGTAAGAAGTTCGGAGCCTTCATCATGGGGTTACCGAGTTTTTAG
- a CDS encoding AAA family ATPase, whose product MFLKKITTLKSVGRFKSARISGGEYGHFTLIYGGNGRGKTTLCAVLRSLQLNDPKVILRRKTFTATTEPDVGLLFDTGLSRFSAGTWSAPQPDIHIFDQQFVTENVHGGDQIDVEHRRNFYRIVVGPTGVALAEEVDRLDADATAKQSTITAEKKVLEQHLPAGMKLDTFLKLAADSAIDSKIEAAEKALKAVMDSAAISARKQFSVPTLPSLPDDFLDLLAKGVDGIAANASARIQAQLAHHAFTDAGEEWLSQGVPHIVDDRCPFCANPLDGNALIEAYRGYFSEAYEDHKAAITDMATELNKALSSTTALKVETAFKTVATDAEFWAAYCDHGFMPSEAVDRISEEVDALFVAAKAMLMTKAAAPLDPVASTTGFIEAQAKWAATVVELEASEATFEEANRHIQAIKDANAVTDKSTAQSALDALKAVKKRHTEPVLGLASNYATLLNEKKTLVDLKDDKKAALDAYDASILRAYEADINQFLASFGASFRLAECGKNYVGKQPQSTYCLRFDTSDVDVMKSNPDDPGFDTTMSAGDKNTFALAFFLSQLKRDADLSKKIVVFDDPFTSLDDFRRAMTAKEIVRTGGTDRAAQVILLSHDKFFLDAVHGLIHGANCTPFQISTSSGSSSIEPWDIEREVKEGYLHDHMRLQDFAEGRGGYARDMRLLMRPLLERYIRYRFPNQILEGKWLGDMLAIIRDDAAHPLTPQYDDLDDINGYTAPFHHDPNTTFDEDEVRTYAQRTVAIVGGC is encoded by the coding sequence GTGTTTCTGAAAAAAATCACCACACTCAAGAGTGTTGGCAGGTTCAAGTCCGCTCGCATCAGCGGCGGTGAATATGGCCACTTCACGCTGATCTACGGCGGAAATGGGCGTGGAAAGACCACGCTTTGTGCCGTGCTTCGTTCGCTTCAGCTAAATGATCCGAAAGTGATCCTACGCCGCAAAACGTTCACGGCAACTACAGAACCCGACGTTGGGTTGTTGTTCGACACCGGCCTCTCTCGCTTTTCGGCCGGGACGTGGAGTGCACCTCAGCCCGACATTCACATTTTCGATCAGCAGTTTGTTACCGAGAATGTCCACGGCGGCGATCAGATCGACGTGGAACATCGCCGAAATTTCTATCGGATCGTCGTCGGTCCGACCGGCGTCGCGCTTGCGGAGGAGGTCGACCGGCTAGATGCAGATGCGACCGCCAAGCAATCGACCATTACAGCCGAGAAGAAAGTTCTGGAGCAGCATCTTCCGGCCGGGATGAAGCTCGATACCTTCCTGAAGCTGGCTGCGGACTCCGCAATCGACTCAAAGATCGAGGCTGCCGAGAAGGCCTTAAAGGCCGTGATGGACAGTGCTGCGATCTCGGCTCGAAAGCAATTCAGCGTACCCACGCTCCCTTCTCTGCCCGACGATTTTCTCGACCTGCTTGCCAAAGGCGTGGACGGGATTGCCGCTAATGCCTCAGCGCGCATCCAAGCCCAACTTGCGCATCACGCTTTCACCGATGCGGGCGAGGAATGGCTCTCGCAGGGTGTCCCCCACATCGTCGACGATCGCTGCCCTTTCTGCGCGAACCCGCTCGACGGCAACGCGCTGATCGAGGCCTATCGTGGATATTTCAGTGAGGCCTATGAAGATCACAAGGCCGCGATCACCGACATGGCGACCGAGCTGAACAAGGCTTTGTCATCGACCACTGCGCTGAAGGTAGAAACGGCCTTTAAGACAGTCGCGACCGATGCCGAATTCTGGGCGGCCTATTGCGATCACGGCTTCATGCCATCGGAGGCGGTCGATCGTATCAGCGAGGAGGTCGATGCGCTTTTCGTGGCTGCAAAGGCGATGCTGATGACGAAGGCGGCAGCCCCGCTCGATCCGGTCGCTTCCACTACGGGGTTCATTGAAGCGCAGGCCAAGTGGGCTGCGACGGTGGTTGAGCTTGAGGCGAGTGAAGCTACCTTCGAAGAGGCTAACCGGCATATCCAGGCCATTAAGGATGCGAACGCCGTTACCGACAAGTCGACAGCGCAATCCGCGCTTGACGCGCTCAAAGCGGTGAAGAAACGCCACACGGAGCCGGTGCTTGGGCTCGCCTCCAATTATGCGACGCTGCTCAACGAGAAGAAGACGTTAGTCGACTTGAAGGACGATAAGAAGGCAGCGCTCGACGCCTATGATGCGTCGATCCTTCGCGCTTACGAGGCCGACATCAATCAGTTTCTGGCATCGTTCGGGGCGAGCTTCCGCCTTGCGGAATGCGGCAAAAACTATGTAGGGAAGCAGCCTCAATCGACATATTGCCTGCGCTTCGACACGAGCGACGTCGACGTCATGAAGAGCAATCCGGATGATCCCGGCTTCGACACAACGATGAGTGCCGGCGACAAGAATACCTTCGCGCTCGCTTTCTTTCTGTCGCAGCTCAAACGCGACGCCGACCTCTCGAAGAAGATCGTCGTCTTCGACGACCCCTTCACGAGCCTCGACGATTTCCGCCGCGCTATGACCGCTAAGGAGATCGTGCGCACCGGAGGCACCGACAGGGCGGCGCAGGTCATCCTGCTCAGCCACGACAAGTTCTTCCTCGATGCCGTACACGGCCTCATCCACGGTGCGAACTGCACGCCGTTCCAGATCTCCACGAGCTCCGGCAGTTCGTCGATCGAACCTTGGGACATTGAGCGCGAGGTGAAGGAAGGCTATCTGCATGACCATATGCGTCTGCAGGACTTTGCCGAGGGCCGCGGCGGCTATGCGCGTGACATGCGTTTGTTGATGCGGCCGCTTCTGGAACGGTACATCCGCTACCGCTTCCCGAATCAAATTCTGGAAGGGAAGTGGTTGGGCGACATGCTCGCGATCATCAGGGATGACGCGGCACACCCACTCACCCCGCAATATGACGATCTCGATGACATAAACGGCTACACTGCACCATTCCACCACGACCCAAACACGACCTTCGACGAGGATGAAGTGAGGACCTATGCCCAGAGGACGGTGGCGATCGTTGGGGGGTGCTAG